The Blastococcus sp. HT6-4 genome window below encodes:
- a CDS encoding DHA2 family efflux MFS transporter permease subunit produces the protein MFQAVDAPSSARARQRWALILGSLTSFLVGLDALVVTTALPTLQQEFGTSIETLSWTIDGFALAFAATIIAGATLGDRLGRRAFFAVGTIIFTVASALCAVSGGAESLVLFRVLQGIGGGIAYPLSLALIVDATPPKERGTALGIWGAVTGVAVAAGPLIGGLIVEGMSWQWVFWVNVPVGIAIVYLTMRKLGETRGVVRRVDWLGLVLATAGLFGIAEGLIRGNEVGWTDPTIVLGLVGGVVVLALFIAWQYRAPSPMMPMQLFRNRSFTGGCAAGFCLTAGIYGLGFLTAQYLQLAMQFGPLEVGIRLLPATGMALIVSPFVGVLADRIGEKPLVIAGLGLFGTGLILLGTSVTGVDSYGVLVLPLLIAGVGIATAFPTSETAVMRSVLPSQAAIASGVSNTFRQVGAVFGVAVAVAVFTSNGEYGFPAEFAAGYRPAMMVLGLLSLLGVVAGFFIRREPIPDDADEPSVREEPSRVV, from the coding sequence GTGTTCCAAGCGGTCGACGCGCCGAGTTCCGCCCGCGCACGGCAGAGGTGGGCGCTGATCCTCGGGTCTCTCACGTCGTTCCTCGTCGGGCTCGATGCGTTGGTCGTGACGACGGCCCTGCCGACGTTGCAGCAGGAGTTCGGCACCAGCATCGAAACCCTGAGCTGGACCATCGACGGTTTCGCGCTCGCCTTCGCCGCGACGATCATCGCCGGAGCGACACTGGGCGACCGACTGGGGCGGCGTGCATTCTTCGCGGTCGGGACCATCATCTTCACGGTTGCCTCCGCCCTCTGCGCGGTGAGTGGCGGAGCGGAGAGCCTCGTGCTCTTCCGGGTGCTCCAGGGCATTGGTGGCGGGATCGCCTATCCCTTGTCACTGGCGCTGATCGTGGACGCGACACCCCCGAAGGAGCGCGGTACCGCGCTGGGCATCTGGGGGGCGGTCACCGGTGTCGCCGTCGCGGCCGGGCCGCTCATCGGTGGACTCATCGTCGAGGGGATGAGCTGGCAGTGGGTGTTCTGGGTCAACGTGCCCGTCGGTATCGCGATCGTCTACCTGACGATGCGGAAGCTGGGGGAGACGCGCGGCGTGGTGCGCCGCGTCGACTGGCTCGGGCTCGTCCTGGCCACCGCAGGGCTGTTCGGCATCGCCGAGGGGCTCATCCGCGGCAACGAGGTGGGGTGGACCGACCCGACCATCGTGCTCGGTCTGGTCGGCGGGGTGGTCGTACTCGCCCTGTTCATCGCCTGGCAGTACCGGGCGCCCTCTCCCATGATGCCGATGCAGCTGTTCCGGAATCGCAGCTTCACCGGAGGGTGTGCGGCCGGTTTCTGCCTGACGGCCGGCATCTACGGACTGGGCTTCCTGACGGCCCAGTACCTCCAGCTCGCCATGCAGTTCGGCCCGCTAGAGGTCGGGATCCGGCTCCTCCCCGCAACCGGCATGGCGTTGATCGTGTCACCGTTCGTCGGGGTGCTCGCCGACCGCATCGGCGAGAAACCCCTGGTGATCGCCGGTCTGGGCCTGTTCGGTACAGGGCTCATCCTCCTCGGGACGTCAGTCACCGGTGTCGACTCCTACGGCGTTCTCGTCCTGCCGCTGCTCATCGCCGGCGTGGGTATCGCCACCGCTTTCCCGACGTCGGAGACCGCCGTCATGCGGTCGGTCCTACCGTCCCAGGCAGCCATCGCGTCCGGGGTCAGCAACACCTTCCGTCAGGTCGGTGCCGTGTTCGGTGTGGCGGTCGCCGTGGCCGTGTTCACGAGCAACGGGGAGTACGGCTTTCCCGCGGAGTTCGCTGCCGGGTACCGCCCCGCGATGATGGTGCTCGGCCTCCTCAGCCTGCTCGGCGTCGTCGCCGGCTTCTTCATCCGACGGGAGCCCATCCCCGACGACGCCGATGAGCCGTCGGTCCGAGAGGAGCCGAGCCGGGTCGTCTGA